The DNA region ATATTGAGGACAAAGAATATATGAAGTCCTGGTATAAATGATATACACCTACAACTATATCCCAATAAGGTCGGTGGCCTATGGAAAGGACAGCATACTGAAAATTAACGATTTCATAAAGGAGGCTGGGGGTTCAAGGGCAATTGTGGTAACTTCTCCTTCGGTGTCCAAGACGAGATTTTATGCTGCTGTACTGAAACGTGTTAACATCCCTTTTTCCGAATACAGGGAAATGACACAACACACTCCAAAGGAGAAGATCAACAAACTTGTTGAGATGCTTAAGAGAACAAACGCTGACCTGATCATATCTGTCGGCGGGGGAAGCGTAATTGACGCCTCGAAAGCTGCAAAACACTTTTCAAAGAAGAAGGAGCTTGTTCAAATTGCAATACCTACTACACTCTCATCGGCTGAATTTTCCCACATTGCCGGGTACACGCAGAATAACTCTAAGAAAGGCATAAGAGAAAAATACTTGACTCCGCAGTACATTATTCTTGATCCAACCGGGCCTGAGGAAACTCCTGAATGGTTGTGGAGATCTACCGGCATTCGCGCTCTGGATCATGCCGTTGAGACTCTTATATCGGAAAAGATTGGAGAGATTGCAATAACGTTTTCCCTCATAGCCATAAAGAAACTCTTCGAGAACCTGAGCGGAAAAAGCGAGCAGAACTTTATGGAATGCCAGCTTGCATCCTGGTACTCATATTTTGATGTTTATGATGCTTCAATGGGGCTTAGCCACCGTATAGGAAAAGTCATAGGCGCACGATACAAAATCCCACATGGAATAACATCCTGCATAACGCTACCTGCCGTGATGAGATTTTATGCCAGGACAAAGTGGAGAGAACTGTCCCTGATATCAATAAACCTAAGAGGTCAAGGGAAGGAATCCGAGGAAACGGCGATGCTTTCCGCAGATATGGTAGAATATTTCATCAAAGGTCTTGGCTTCAACAGCAAGCTTTCAGACTACGGGGTTACGGAGGAGGAACTGCCTACAATAATGACCGAACTCAAGGATGACAATCCGGAGGTCAGAAAGCTATTACGCAGCCTCATGTAATCACAGGATGTAAAGTTCTTTCAGGCCGCTTCCTTCGCTACGTTTCCTGCCAAGTTTCACGGTTCCTAACACATGGATCTCTACTTCAAGAAGCGGGGCTACGACTGCTGAAAAAAGGTGCCCACCGTGAACTGAATGATCCCTTACGGCAAATGAAGTGTGAAT from Thermoplasmataceae archaeon includes:
- a CDS encoding iron-containing alcohol dehydrogenase; translation: MIYTYNYIPIRSVAYGKDSILKINDFIKEAGGSRAIVVTSPSVSKTRFYAAVLKRVNIPFSEYREMTQHTPKEKINKLVEMLKRTNADLIISVGGGSVIDASKAAKHFSKKKELVQIAIPTTLSSAEFSHIAGYTQNNSKKGIREKYLTPQYIILDPTGPEETPEWLWRSTGIRALDHAVETLISEKIGEIAITFSLIAIKKLFENLSGKSEQNFMECQLASWYSYFDVYDASMGLSHRIGKVIGARYKIPHGITSCITLPAVMRFYARTKWRELSLISINLRGQGKESEETAMLSADMVEYFIKGLGFNSKLSDYGVTEEELPTIMTELKDDNPEVRKLLRSLM